In Anaerobranca californiensis DSM 14826, the genomic window TTTTGTATTACTTCTTGGTTTCTTCCTTCACTAAAATTAGGTACACATTGAACTATACTCATTTAACACCCCTCCTATTTATATAACATTGGAATTTTTATACCATGTTTAATAGCATGGTCAACAGCTTCTTGATAACCGGCATCTACGTGTCTCACTACTCCCATTCCAGGGTCAGTAGTAAGCACTCTACTCAATCTTTCATCTGCCTCTTCAGTTCCGTCAGCAACTACTACCATACCAGCATGAATAGAATAGCCTATTCCTACACCACCGCCGTGATGAACTGATACCCAACTAGCCCCTGCTACACTATTTATCAAAGCGTTGAGGATAGGCCAGTCTGCCACTGCATCACTTCCATCTTTCATCCCTTCTGTTTCTCTATTAGGGGAGGCCACTGAGCCACAGTCAAGGTGATCTCTACCAATAACTATCGGACCTTTTACTTTTTTGTCTCTAACCAATTTATTTAAAGCTAAACCAAATTTAGCCCGTTCTCCATATCCTAACCAACAAATCCTAGCAGGTAACCCTTGAAACTTAACTTTTTCACCGGCCATTTCTATCCATCTGATTAACCTTTCTTGATCAGGAAACATCTCTTTGACTAATTGATCTGTAACTTTTATATCTTCTGGATCCCCTGATAAGGCAACCCAACGGAATGGTCCTCTCCCTTCGCAAAACTGGGGTCTAATATATGCTGGGACAAATCCTGGGAAATCAAAGGCATTTTTTACACCATATTCATAAGCATATTGCCGTATATTATTACCATAGTCAAAGACAATGGACCCTTTTCCTTGCATCTCTAACATTGCCTTTACATGAATAGCCATACTTTCTTTGGCTAAATGAATATATTTGTCAGGATCTTTTTTCCTCAAATCTTCAGCTTCCCGTAATGTCATTCCTTTAGGAATATATCCCCCTAAGGGATCGTGGGCAGAAGTTTGATCTGTAACTACATCTGGTATGATCCCTCTATTTAAAAGTTCCGGTAAAATTTCCGCTGCATTTCCTATAAGGCCAATAGATAATGGTTGATGTTTTTCTTTACTTTCCAGTGCCCATTCTAAACATTGGTCTAAACTATCTGTTACTTTATCACAGTACTTTGTATCTACCCTCCGTTGGGCCCTATGGGGATCAACTTCAATAACAATGGCTACTCCTTTATTCATTGTAACAGCAAGGGGCTGAGCTCCTCCCATTCCTCCAAGGCCGGCAGTAACCACTAATTTACCTGATAAATCTCCGCCGAAATGTCTTTTACCCACTTCTGCAAAGGTTTCGTAAGTACCTTGTAATATACCCTGGGTTCCAATATAAATCCAGCTGCCG contains:
- the hutU gene encoding urocanate hydratase, whose protein sequence is MEIRAPRGSQLTCKGWQQEAALRMLMNNLDPEVAEKPEDLVVYGGTGKAARNWECFNAIVNTLRELEDDETMLVQSGKPVAVFKTHKNAPRVLIANSLLVPAWANWEKFWELENKGLMMYGQMTAGSWIYIGTQGILQGTYETFAEVGKRHFGGDLSGKLVVTAGLGGMGGAQPLAVTMNKGVAIVIEVDPHRAQRRVDTKYCDKVTDSLDQCLEWALESKEKHQPLSIGLIGNAAEILPELLNRGIIPDVVTDQTSAHDPLGGYIPKGMTLREAEDLRKKDPDKYIHLAKESMAIHVKAMLEMQGKGSIVFDYGNNIRQYAYEYGVKNAFDFPGFVPAYIRPQFCEGRGPFRWVALSGDPEDIKVTDQLVKEMFPDQERLIRWIEMAGEKVKFQGLPARICWLGYGERAKFGLALNKLVRDKKVKGPIVIGRDHLDCGSVASPNRETEGMKDGSDAVADWPILNALINSVAGASWVSVHHGGGVGIGYSIHAGMVVVADGTEEADERLSRVLTTDPGMGVVRHVDAGYQEAVDHAIKHGIKIPMLYK